The following are encoded together in the Oceanobacillus zhaokaii genome:
- the uvrA gene encoding excinuclease ABC subunit UvrA, with protein sequence MKDMIVIKGAKENNLKNISLTIPKNKLVVITGPSGSGKSTLALDTLQRESQRQFMESMGMPTDGFSKPKVDSMIGLSPSISVGQHVTNRNPRSTVGTVTDMYTYLRLIYEKLGERTCPNCQTTILPTLDKEATEEKTANFKEYIQCHNCDHRLEKLTRSHFSYNTLEGACPTCSGLGYVTDIHLASVFKENLSLKEGAVAIGMWNGSYGEYQRQIIKAASEHYGITYDENLPLKDFSGEQRDLLYYGVESDIFSAHFPDVKPPKSVGKGKFEGILTGMRRRYEEKGGSASSGEAAYFYSQPCSDCHGKRLNKESREVLVAGTSITDVSDYSLEAMHAWLIDLQQSLGSEDVVIVESFLHDLISKVKRIIHVGLGYLSMDRQTITLSGGEAQRLRLASILGSGLTGVLYILDEPTAGLHPKDTKGLVTIMKQLRDLGNTVLVIEHDVDVMKEADHIIDIGPGAGINGGTVVGAGTLLELIKQPESVTGAFLRDKPVLHENHRQGSGEQLTIHNATKHNLQDVTVSIPLGCLVSVTGVSGSGKSTLIFDVLAAGENGVYQGCEKITGFKSIDKVITVNQSALSRMQRSNVATYTDAFTNIRNLFASLPEAKENKLKPKDFSFNTTGGRCENCQGLGFVAVNMYFSADIEIPCPVCHGSRFKENILQVTYKGNSISDILDMSIEESLPIFDDHKKLYPIVQLLNEIGLGYLKWGQSLTTLSGGEGQRLKLAKELNKPANKSTLYLLDEPSTGLHPRDVKQLLLLLNRLVDAGNTVIVVEHNSDVIRASDWVIDLGPEGGSAGGRIIAEGTPEEITNEKASHTGAFLDIQ encoded by the coding sequence TTATGGAATCGATGGGCATGCCAACCGACGGATTTAGTAAACCAAAAGTCGATTCCATGATTGGACTATCCCCTTCAATAAGTGTTGGACAGCATGTAACCAATCGAAACCCTAGATCAACAGTTGGAACCGTAACAGATATGTATACTTATTTACGTTTGATTTATGAAAAACTCGGTGAGCGAACATGTCCAAACTGCCAAACAACTATTTTACCCACGCTAGATAAAGAGGCAACTGAAGAAAAGACAGCTAACTTCAAAGAATATATTCAATGTCATAATTGTGATCACCGTTTAGAAAAACTTACACGTTCCCATTTTTCATATAATACGTTAGAAGGAGCATGTCCAACATGCAGTGGACTTGGTTACGTAACAGATATTCATTTAGCATCCGTATTTAAAGAAAACCTTAGTTTAAAGGAAGGCGCTGTCGCAATTGGCATGTGGAATGGATCATATGGCGAATATCAAAGACAGATTATAAAAGCGGCCTCTGAACATTATGGTATTACCTATGATGAGAATCTCCCATTAAAAGACTTCAGCGGTGAACAGCGAGATTTATTATATTATGGTGTGGAAAGCGACATTTTTTCAGCTCACTTTCCTGATGTCAAGCCACCAAAATCTGTAGGGAAAGGAAAGTTTGAAGGTATTCTTACAGGGATGCGGAGAAGATACGAGGAAAAGGGCGGGAGTGCCAGTTCAGGTGAAGCTGCCTATTTCTATTCACAGCCCTGCTCTGATTGTCATGGAAAGCGGCTTAATAAAGAAAGCAGAGAAGTACTTGTTGCAGGAACATCAATTACAGATGTTTCGGATTACTCACTTGAAGCGATGCATGCTTGGTTAATAGATTTACAACAATCACTCGGGTCAGAGGATGTTGTAATCGTTGAATCATTTTTACATGATCTTATTTCTAAAGTAAAGCGAATCATTCATGTTGGTTTAGGCTATTTATCTATGGACAGGCAGACGATTACCCTTTCTGGTGGGGAAGCACAGCGCCTAAGGCTCGCATCGATTCTTGGTTCTGGTTTAACTGGTGTTCTCTATATTCTTGATGAACCAACAGCAGGACTGCATCCAAAGGATACAAAAGGATTAGTGACGATTATGAAACAGCTGCGAGATCTTGGTAATACGGTCCTTGTAATTGAACATGATGTTGATGTCATGAAAGAAGCGGACCATATTATTGACATAGGCCCAGGTGCTGGAATTAACGGTGGAACGGTTGTAGGTGCTGGTACATTGCTTGAACTAATCAAACAACCAGAGTCGGTTACTGGGGCATTTTTAAGAGATAAGCCAGTCCTGCATGAAAATCATCGACAAGGTTCAGGCGAGCAATTGACAATCCATAATGCAACGAAACATAATTTGCAAGATGTCACGGTATCGATTCCACTAGGATGCCTTGTATCGGTAACAGGTGTGTCCGGCTCAGGAAAATCAACGTTAATCTTTGATGTGCTAGCGGCTGGTGAGAATGGAGTATATCAGGGTTGTGAAAAAATTACTGGGTTTAAATCGATTGATAAAGTGATTACTGTGAATCAATCTGCATTAAGCAGAATGCAACGATCAAACGTAGCAACCTATACAGATGCATTTACAAATATAAGAAACCTATTTGCAAGTTTACCTGAAGCAAAAGAGAATAAGCTTAAACCGAAAGATTTCTCCTTTAATACGACTGGTGGAAGATGTGAAAATTGTCAAGGTCTCGGATTCGTAGCAGTGAATATGTATTTTTCAGCTGATATTGAAATACCTTGTCCGGTTTGTCATGGATCACGATTTAAGGAAAATATCTTACAAGTAACATATAAAGGAAATTCTATTTCAGATATTCTCGATATGTCAATTGAAGAAAGCTTGCCGATTTTTGATGATCATAAGAAGCTATATCCAATTGTACAATTATTAAATGAAATTGGACTTGGTTACTTGAAATGGGGACAATCACTAACGACATTATCTGGTGGAGAAGGGCAACGACTGAAGCTAGCGAAAGAATTGAATAAACCAGCGAATAAATCGACGCTTTATTTATTGGATGAGCCTTCGACGGGATTGCATCCAAGAGATGTGAAGCAATTGCTTTTATTGTTAAATCGATTGGTTGATGCTGGGAACACTGTGATCGTTGTAGAGCATAACAGTGATGTGATTCGTGCGTCGGATTGGGTGATTGATTTAGGTCCGGAAGGTGGAAGTGCCGGCGGAAGAATCATTGCTGAGGGAACACCTGAGGAAATAACAAATGAAAAAGCCTCTCATACTGGTGCTTTTCTAGATATCCAGTAA
- a CDS encoding ABC transporter ATP-binding protein: MEKQVPKEKKGLKPFISLILSTKVPKLALIFGLIGSIITMIVGLSIPLLTRELVDGFSVEALSVTLIIVIFVVFILQAVVDGLSTYLLAVVGQRIVARLRERMWFKLIRLPVSYFDKHASGESVSRVVNDTGIVKDLITQHFPQFITGIITIIGAIIILIIMDWKMTLLMLIAVPVTFAIMMPLGSRMSKVSKGMQDETATFTGTIQQTLSEARLMKSSTAEKVEEKKGVAGIGNLYRYGLKEAKIFALIGPSIYTIMMLVIVAIIGYGGIRVAEGTMSTGSLVAFLLYLFQIIYPITSFAMFFTELQKAKGATERIIEILEIPEEPGQEGIDKDIANETVHVNNVSFAYNEEESVLKNITFDARPGEMIAFAGPSGGGKTTLFSLLERYHAPTAGEIRIGDTPINALSMVSWRSQIGYVSQESAMMAGTIRDNLTYGLSNAESVTDEQLWKVTEMAYADTFIKTFAKGLDTEVGERGVKLSGGQRQRINIARAFLRDPKILMLDEATASLDSQSEHAVQGALTRLMEGRTTFVIAHRLSTIVDADKIIFIENGEVTGSGTHQELIETHELYRKFAEQQLT; this comes from the coding sequence ATGGAAAAACAGGTACCAAAAGAAAAAAAGGGTTTAAAACCGTTTATATCTTTAATTTTATCAACAAAGGTTCCAAAGCTGGCACTAATATTTGGCTTGATTGGAAGTATTATTACAATGATCGTCGGCCTTTCCATCCCACTTCTGACCAGGGAATTAGTTGACGGCTTCTCAGTGGAAGCATTAAGCGTCACACTAATTATCGTTATCTTCGTCGTGTTTATTTTACAGGCGGTAGTAGACGGTCTATCCACTTATTTACTAGCTGTTGTAGGACAAAGGATTGTTGCCAGACTGCGAGAAAGAATGTGGTTCAAGCTTATCCGTTTACCAGTAAGTTATTTTGATAAACATGCGAGTGGAGAATCTGTGAGCCGGGTTGTTAACGATACTGGAATCGTCAAAGACCTAATAACTCAACATTTTCCTCAGTTTATTACGGGGATCATTACAATTATAGGTGCAATTATTATCTTAATAATTATGGATTGGAAGATGACATTATTAATGTTAATCGCAGTCCCTGTTACATTTGCAATTATGATGCCACTCGGAAGCAGAATGTCGAAAGTATCGAAAGGGATGCAAGATGAAACTGCGACGTTTACCGGTACAATCCAACAAACGTTAAGTGAAGCACGTCTAATGAAATCTTCGACAGCCGAGAAAGTCGAGGAGAAAAAAGGGGTAGCTGGAATCGGCAATTTATATCGTTACGGATTAAAAGAAGCGAAGATCTTCGCACTGATTGGTCCATCTATCTACACGATTATGATGCTTGTTATTGTGGCTATTATTGGCTATGGCGGGATTCGCGTTGCAGAAGGTACAATGTCAACTGGTTCACTTGTTGCGTTTCTGCTTTACCTTTTCCAAATCATTTATCCAATTACATCCTTTGCAATGTTCTTCACAGAGTTGCAAAAGGCTAAAGGAGCAACAGAACGTATTATAGAAATATTAGAAATACCGGAAGAACCTGGACAAGAAGGAATTGATAAAGATATTGCTAATGAAACAGTTCATGTTAACAATGTTTCCTTTGCGTATAATGAAGAAGAGTCAGTTCTTAAGAATATTACGTTCGATGCGAGGCCCGGTGAAATGATTGCATTCGCAGGACCGAGTGGCGGTGGGAAAACTACTTTATTCAGTTTACTCGAAAGATACCACGCGCCAACAGCGGGAGAAATCCGAATTGGTGATACACCAATCAATGCGTTATCGATGGTATCATGGCGAAGTCAAATTGGCTATGTTTCTCAGGAAAGTGCGATGATGGCTGGGACAATTCGTGATAATTTGACTTATGGACTAAGTAATGCAGAAAGTGTAACAGATGAACAGTTATGGAAGGTTACGGAAATGGCTTATGCTGATACATTTATTAAGACTTTCGCCAAAGGACTGGATACTGAAGTCGGCGAACGTGGTGTGAAGTTATCTGGTGGTCAACGCCAGCGAATTAATATTGCGCGTGCATTCCTGCGTGATCCAAAAATCCTAATGCTTGATGAAGCAACAGCAAGCTTAGATAGTCAGTCGGAACATGCCGTTCAGGGAGCTTTAACACGATTAATGGAAGGGCGAACAACATTCGTTATTGCCCACAGGTTATCGACGATCGTTGACGCAGATAAAATTATTTTTATCGAAAATGGCGAAGTAACAGGATCTGGAACCCACCAGGAATTAATCGAAACTCATGAGTTATATCGTAAGTTCGCGGAACAACAGTTAACGTAA
- the aroD gene encoding type I 3-dehydroquinate dehydratase, which produces MNNTLTVKGITIGEGAPKICVPMVGTTVEQLLKEAELLITLDLELVEWRVDFFESVEDIEKVKEVLTKIREKLIDIPLIFTFRTAKEGGEREVSMKYYVALNKAAVESNAVEFIDVELFSGDQEVKFLVETAHQHEVAVIISNHDFEKTPPKEEIITRLRRAQDVGADIPKIAVMPKNVQDVITLLDATNEMKTRYADRPIVTMAMAGQGVISRLAGEIFGSAITFGTATKASAPGQVGVLELRKVLDLIHNNL; this is translated from the coding sequence ATGAACAACACATTAACGGTAAAAGGGATAACGATAGGAGAAGGAGCACCGAAGATTTGTGTGCCGATGGTAGGGACAACAGTCGAGCAATTGCTTAAGGAAGCGGAACTACTTATAACCCTAGATTTAGAATTAGTTGAATGGCGTGTAGATTTTTTTGAATCGGTTGAGGATATAGAAAAAGTAAAAGAAGTATTAACTAAAATTAGAGAGAAACTAATCGATATTCCGCTTATTTTCACATTTCGAACTGCAAAGGAAGGTGGAGAAAGGGAAGTCTCCATGAAATATTATGTCGCATTAAATAAAGCAGCTGTAGAGAGTAACGCTGTAGAATTTATTGATGTCGAATTATTTAGTGGGGATCAGGAAGTTAAATTCCTTGTCGAGACAGCACATCAACATGAGGTAGCTGTCATCATCTCAAATCATGATTTTGAAAAAACGCCACCAAAAGAAGAAATCATTACCCGGTTACGGAGAGCGCAAGACGTGGGAGCGGATATCCCAAAGATTGCTGTGATGCCAAAAAATGTGCAGGATGTTATCACACTATTAGATGCAACAAATGAAATGAAAACTCGCTATGCAGATCGACCGATTGTTACGATGGCGATGGCAGGGCAAGGGGTTATTAGTAGATTAGCTGGTGAGATATTTGGATCTGCGATTACCTTTGGAACGGCAACTAAGGCGTCTGCACCAGGACAAGTAGGGGTGCTAGAATTAAGAAAGGTACTTGATTTGATCCATAATAATCTTTGA
- a CDS encoding catalase: protein MAKEKNETNIENENTLTTRQGHPVTNNQNIRTVGNRGPATLENYDFIEKISHFDREKVPERIVHARGAGAHGYFETYGKAGDDPISKYTRAKVFQEEGKQTPVFVRFSTVVHGLHSPETVRDPRGFAVKFYTEDGNWDLVGNNLKIFFIRDAMKFPDMIHAFRPDPVTNIQDSERFFDFCANSPESFHMVTFVYSPWGIPANYRMMQGSGVNTYKWVNAEGKAVLVKYHWEPKQGIKNLTIKEAEEIQGKNFNHATQDLYEAIENGDYPEWELLVQIMEDGPHPELDFDPLDDTKLWPEEQFPWRAVGKMVLNKNPENYFNEVEQASFGTGVLVDGLDFSDDKMLQGRTFSYSDTQRYRVGANYLQLPINAAKKRVATNQEGGTLRYHNDKAPGQNPHVNYEPSSLGGLKEAEQTGKEYTPMVEGYLVRESIERNDNTKQAGETYRSFEQWEKDELISNLIGDLSSCAKVIQEKMIALAEEADEEYGRRLREGLAGKTNTGMEMADEMHPLGATDAEQAVQDAIEKGHDAEPY, encoded by the coding sequence ATGGCTAAGGAAAAGAACGAGACGAATATTGAAAACGAAAACACACTAACAACTAGGCAAGGACATCCTGTTACGAACAATCAAAATATCCGTACTGTTGGAAATCGTGGTCCTGCAACTCTCGAGAACTATGATTTTATCGAAAAGATTAGTCATTTTGACAGAGAAAAAGTACCAGAAAGGATTGTCCATGCACGCGGTGCTGGTGCACATGGTTACTTTGAAACTTACGGGAAGGCTGGAGATGACCCGATTTCCAAATATACACGGGCAAAGGTTTTCCAAGAAGAAGGAAAACAGACTCCTGTTTTCGTCCGATTTTCCACGGTTGTTCACGGCTTGCATTCTCCAGAAACAGTTCGTGATCCACGCGGGTTTGCGGTAAAATTTTACACAGAAGATGGAAATTGGGATTTAGTTGGGAATAACTTAAAGATATTCTTCATTCGTGATGCAATGAAATTTCCTGACATGATTCATGCATTTAGGCCAGATCCAGTAACAAACATCCAGGATAGTGAACGATTCTTTGACTTTTGTGCAAATTCACCAGAATCCTTCCACATGGTGACATTTGTCTATTCCCCTTGGGGCATTCCAGCGAACTACCGAATGATGCAAGGTTCAGGTGTTAACACGTATAAGTGGGTGAACGCTGAAGGAAAAGCTGTACTTGTTAAATACCACTGGGAACCGAAGCAAGGGATTAAAAACTTAACAATAAAAGAAGCGGAAGAAATTCAAGGGAAGAACTTTAATCATGCCACACAGGATTTATATGAAGCGATTGAAAATGGCGATTATCCTGAATGGGAACTATTAGTCCAAATTATGGAGGACGGCCCTCACCCAGAGCTTGATTTCGACCCGCTTGACGATACGAAGCTCTGGCCAGAGGAGCAATTTCCATGGCGAGCAGTTGGCAAAATGGTATTAAATAAAAATCCTGAGAATTATTTTAATGAAGTGGAACAGGCTTCTTTTGGTACTGGGGTCCTTGTCGATGGTCTTGATTTCTCGGATGATAAAATGTTGCAAGGGAGAACATTCTCCTACTCTGATACCCAGCGATATCGTGTAGGTGCCAATTATTTGCAGCTGCCTATCAATGCTGCGAAAAAAAGGGTAGCTACAAATCAGGAGGGTGGTACACTAAGGTATCATAATGATAAGGCACCAGGTCAGAACCCTCATGTAAACTATGAACCATCCAGCTTGGGTGGATTAAAGGAAGCAGAACAGACTGGCAAAGAATACACACCGATGGTTGAAGGGTATTTAGTCCGTGAATCGATTGAACGAAATGACAATACGAAACAAGCGGGAGAAACGTACCGGAGTTTTGAACAATGGGAAAAAGACGAATTAATCTCCAATCTTATCGGTGATCTATCTAGCTGTGCAAAAGTGATTCAAGAGAAAATGATTGCTTTAGCAGAGGAAGCGGATGAAGAATATGGTCGTCGCCTGCGAGAAGGTTTAGCTGGAAAAACTAATACAGGAATGGAAATGGCAGATGAAATGCATCCACTCGGTGCAACTGATGCTGAGCAAGCTGTGCAAGATGCGATAGAAAAAGGGCATGACGCAGAGCCGTATTAA
- the yfkAB gene encoding radical SAM/CxCxxxxC motif protein YfkAB: protein MAIATSKLKTITPVYDPWEAYMDVEEYGGMNLTNIEFTTTYMCNMRCAHCAVGYMLQNSDPDALPIELLIERLDEIPKLRTLSITGGEPMMNKKMMRNYVIPLMKYAHDRGVRTQMNSNLTLPYDRYEQIIPYLDVLHISHNWGTAEEFAETGFAMMERKPTIENRKKYFERLVENSQRLSKDGVMVSAETMLNKRTFPYLEQIHDYINEMGCARHELHPMYPVDFASNLEILSLDEMRTAINRMLNHRNQDMWMLFGTLPFYACSGNDEDLELLQRVYKEKNVTVRNDPDGRSRLNVNIFNGEIIVTDFGDEPSLGNIKTTSLPDAYSRWVGTKTAQSLNCHCPAVKCLGPNLLVKNAYYRDVDFSKRKANISM, encoded by the coding sequence ATGGCAATAGCTACATCGAAATTAAAAACTATTACACCGGTATATGACCCCTGGGAAGCTTATATGGACGTTGAAGAATACGGGGGAATGAACTTAACAAATATTGAATTTACAACAACATACATGTGTAATATGCGCTGTGCTCATTGTGCAGTTGGTTACATGCTGCAAAACAGTGATCCAGATGCATTGCCAATTGAATTACTGATTGAAAGATTAGATGAGATACCAAAGCTTCGTACCTTAAGCATTACCGGTGGGGAACCGATGATGAATAAGAAGATGATGCGTAATTATGTTATTCCACTAATGAAATATGCACACGACCGTGGTGTAAGAACACAGATGAATTCTAATTTAACATTGCCATATGACAGATATGAGCAGATTATCCCTTATCTGGATGTCCTGCATATCTCTCATAACTGGGGAACTGCCGAGGAATTTGCGGAAACAGGATTTGCAATGATGGAGAGGAAACCAACAATTGAAAATCGCAAAAAGTATTTTGAACGGTTAGTGGAAAACTCCCAGCGTCTCTCTAAGGATGGGGTCATGGTATCAGCGGAAACAATGCTGAATAAACGAACATTTCCATATTTGGAACAAATTCATGACTATATCAATGAAATGGGTTGTGCGAGGCATGAGCTGCATCCAATGTACCCTGTAGATTTCGCTAGCAACTTAGAAATACTTAGTCTAGATGAAATGCGAACTGCGATTAATCGTATGTTAAATCATCGGAATCAAGACATGTGGATGTTGTTTGGTACCTTGCCATTCTACGCTTGCAGTGGAAATGATGAGGATTTAGAGCTCCTTCAACGAGTTTATAAGGAAAAAAATGTGACAGTAAGAAATGACCCAGATGGCCGGTCTCGTTTGAATGTTAATATTTTTAATGGAGAAATCATTGTTACCGATTTTGGAGATGAACCTTCATTAGGAAATATCAAGACGACATCACTGCCAGACGCATACTCCCGATGGGTGGGAACAAAAACAGCGCAAAGTCTAAACTGTCATTGCCCTGCTGTTAAATGTCTCGGACCAAATTTATTAGTTAAGAATGCCTATTATCGCGATGTTGATTTTAGTAAGCGAAAGGCGAATATTAGTATGTAA
- a CDS encoding putative holin-like toxin — protein sequence MSVYEALMFAIAFAALIVSILADIDRKK from the coding sequence ATGTCAGTGTACGAGGCTCTCATGTTTGCAATTGCATTTGCAGCGTTAATTGTGAGTATCTTGGCTGATATTGACAGAAAAAAATAA
- a CDS encoding CHY zinc finger protein, whose translation MKVYGHIIDNQTRCKHYATDKDIIAIKFKCCNKYYPCYKCHNECESHTISVWKKEEFNELAILCGVCKTEQPINLYMDNGKCVNCNSKFNDGCKKHYHLYFEFKDIC comes from the coding sequence ATGAAAGTATATGGACATATTATTGACAATCAGACTCGATGTAAGCATTATGCGACTGATAAGGATATTATCGCGATTAAGTTTAAATGCTGTAACAAATATTATCCATGCTATAAATGTCATAATGAGTGCGAAAGTCATACTATTTCTGTATGGAAAAAAGAAGAATTCAATGAATTGGCGATATTATGCGGCGTCTGTAAGACTGAGCAACCAATAAATTTGTATATGGATAATGGTAAATGCGTAAACTGCAATTCTAAATTTAACGATGGGTGTAAAAAACATTACCATCTTTACTTTGAATTTAAGGATATTTGTTAA
- a CDS encoding LLM class flavin-dependent oxidoreductase, whose amino-acid sequence MEIGITTFVETTPDVHTGKVSSHAERIREVVEEIVLADQVGLDVFGVGEHHRQDYAASAPAVLLAAAASQTNRIRLTSAVTVLSSDDPVRVFQDFATVDAISNGRAEIMAGRGSFIESFPLFGYDLNDYNELFDEKLDLLLKIRESEKVTWSGKHRPAIQNRGVYPRPVQNPIPVWIASGGTPESVARAGMLGLPLVLAIIGGSPVQFAPLVKLYKRAAERSGHDPSKLTVASHSHGFVAESTDIAVEKFFPPTQQAMNVLGRERGWGAYTRGSFDQARSLEGALYVGDAETVAEKIIFLRKNVGITRFMLHVPVGSMPHEDVMKAIELLGKEVAPIVRTEVAKWEAEEQTEYK is encoded by the coding sequence ATGGAAATTGGTATCACTACATTTGTCGAAACTACTCCAGATGTACATACAGGAAAAGTAAGCAGTCATGCAGAACGAATAAGAGAAGTTGTTGAAGAAATTGTATTAGCGGATCAAGTCGGATTAGATGTCTTTGGAGTTGGCGAGCATCATCGACAAGATTATGCTGCGTCAGCACCAGCAGTGCTTCTTGCTGCAGCAGCTTCACAGACAAACCGGATAAGACTGACGAGTGCGGTAACGGTATTATCCTCAGATGATCCAGTTCGGGTATTTCAGGATTTTGCTACAGTAGATGCTATTTCTAATGGACGTGCAGAAATTATGGCAGGAAGGGGTTCTTTTATCGAATCCTTCCCTTTGTTTGGCTATGATCTAAATGATTATAATGAATTATTTGATGAGAAGCTGGATTTGTTGCTAAAAATACGAGAATCCGAAAAGGTAACGTGGAGCGGAAAGCACCGACCTGCAATCCAAAACCGTGGAGTCTATCCAAGACCAGTCCAAAATCCAATACCTGTGTGGATTGCTAGTGGCGGAACTCCAGAATCGGTTGCTCGCGCTGGTATGCTTGGTCTTCCACTTGTTCTAGCCATTATTGGTGGAAGCCCAGTCCAGTTTGCCCCGCTTGTGAAATTATATAAGCGTGCGGCCGAAAGAAGTGGACATGATCCATCTAAATTAACGGTAGCCTCTCATTCGCATGGATTTGTTGCTGAAAGTACCGATATTGCGGTAGAAAAGTTCTTCCCACCTACACAACAAGCAATGAACGTTCTGGGAAGAGAGCGTGGATGGGGAGCATATACAAGAGGAAGCTTTGATCAAGCACGAAGCTTAGAAGGCGCCTTATATGTTGGCGATGCAGAAACGGTTGCCGAAAAAATTATCTTTTTACGCAAGAATGTTGGAATTACGCGATTTATGCTTCATGTCCCGGTTGGCTCAATGCCCCATGAGGATGTCATGAAAGCCATTGAATTATTAGGCAAAGAAGTTGCACCTATTGTTCGAACAGAGGTTGCGAAATGGGAAGCAGAAGAACAAACGGAGTATAAGTAG
- the aac(6') gene encoding aminoglycoside 6'-N-acetyltransferase has translation MGEVIQASTDHLHELTNLAMDLWPDNDFENLKKEFAESIDTDQNKVFLYCIEKRLVAFIHLSIRTDYVEGSNSSPIGYIEGIYVLPEFRQKGISKKLFARGRNWLLNKGCKQVGSDIEWNNQVSYEFHKSIGFKEANRLIAFIQDL, from the coding sequence ATGGGGGAAGTAATTCAAGCCAGTACCGACCATCTTCATGAGTTAACAAATCTCGCGATGGATCTCTGGCCTGACAATGACTTTGAAAACCTAAAGAAAGAGTTCGCTGAAAGTATCGATACAGACCAAAATAAAGTATTTCTTTATTGTATAGAAAAGCGGCTCGTTGCCTTTATCCATCTCTCAATCCGAACAGATTATGTCGAGGGATCGAATTCTAGTCCTATAGGATATATTGAGGGGATCTATGTATTACCTGAATTTAGACAAAAGGGAATATCTAAAAAGCTATTTGCACGAGGAAGAAATTGGCTGCTAAATAAAGGATGTAAGCAGGTAGGATCTGATATCGAATGGAATAATCAAGTGAGCTATGAATTTCATAAAAGTATTGGATTCAAAGAAGCAAACCGATTAATAGCGTTTATTCAAGATTTGTAA
- a CDS encoding mechanosensitive ion channel family protein — translation MNWQKFFTYDNMIDLGISIGIFLLFLVFRKIFTKYVFTLLLKLGDKSPTKLFAEIFIAFKKPVEWLFTVIGIYIAASYFPHFNQGNEFFKNIIGSMYIFLFTWGFYNLASSDSIFFRGINKKVDFDKDNIIIPLLSKALRFIIVAIALTVVLQEFGYNVTGFVAGLGLGGLAISLAAQDILANMIGGFVIITEKPFTKGDWIVTPSIDGTVEEIAFRSTKVRTATDALVVVPNATLVKEPITNWSKMEKRQNSFDLTLTYETPQEKVETMVRQIDYQLKNNPDIDQETILVKFNKYNENGYNILVHYFTKTTAWTEYVSVNEKVNFKIMELLRDEDIELAVPARALYVQDSRGSQEMNAMHRESDH, via the coding sequence ATGAATTGGCAGAAATTTTTTACGTATGATAATATGATTGATCTCGGAATTTCAATTGGGATCTTTTTACTTTTCTTAGTGTTTAGAAAGATATTTACGAAATATGTCTTTACACTATTACTTAAATTAGGTGATAAATCACCAACTAAATTGTTCGCAGAGATTTTTATTGCATTTAAGAAACCAGTAGAGTGGTTGTTTACTGTTATTGGTATTTATATTGCTGCATCTTATTTCCCTCATTTTAATCAGGGGAATGAATTCTTCAAAAATATAATTGGTTCTATGTACATTTTCCTTTTTACATGGGGATTCTATAATTTGGCTTCTTCAGATTCGATATTTTTCAGAGGAATTAATAAAAAAGTGGACTTCGATAAAGATAATATTATTATTCCCTTACTTTCAAAAGCATTGCGATTTATCATTGTCGCGATTGCGCTAACTGTTGTCTTGCAGGAATTCGGCTATAATGTAACTGGCTTTGTCGCAGGTTTAGGACTGGGTGGTCTAGCTATTTCGTTAGCTGCTCAGGATATACTTGCTAATATGATTGGTGGATTTGTAATTATCACAGAAAAACCTTTTACCAAAGGAGATTGGATTGTCACTCCAAGTATTGATGGTACGGTTGAGGAGATAGCCTTCCGAAGTACGAAAGTGAGAACAGCAACTGATGCACTTGTCGTTGTACCAAACGCGACATTAGTGAAAGAGCCGATCACAAATTGGAGTAAAATGGAAAAACGTCAAAATTCATTTGATTTAACCTTAACGTATGAAACGCCACAAGAAAAGGTAGAAACGATGGTAAGGCAAATTGACTATCAATTAAAGAATAATCCGGATATTGATCAAGAAACGATTTTAGTCAAATTTAACAAGTATAATGAAAATGGCTATAACATCTTGGTTCATTACTTTACTAAAACAACTGCATGGACAGAATATGTAAGTGTAAATGAGAAAGTTAACTTTAAAATCATGGAACTTCTTAGAGATGAGGATATCGAATTAGCTGTTCCTGCAAGGGCATTATATGTACAAGATTCAAGAGGCAGTCAAGAAATGAATGCTATGCATAGAGAATCAGATCACTAG